Proteins encoded together in one Kutzneria kofuensis window:
- a CDS encoding glycosyl hydrolase family 8 — protein sequence MRDRSGRLVAMAAAAATISLSVLVSTAAPAAAAGESHPFPTHVTYKTGVMPSASAADRDAAVKKQYDSWKKAYLRSACGGYLVYATGDAPNKGTVSEAQGYGMNIVPLMAGYDTNAKAEFDGLWKVVQDHPDSKGMMEWKIDGSSCKYADSGTPDAATDGDLDVGYGLILADKQWGGYTAAAKDWLAKLYKADVASDGHLKCEDDGPSTDTRPSDFMLDHLRAFAAYDTAHDWNKVVTRTEAVIQEFTAKYSPTANLLSDFVVSANTTSPKPAPADYQESQPDNIVGYNSVRVPWHMGTDALVYGSSVAKSVATKESNSYKSHAGGNPAKIYPHTKLDGTPTNTGDQCECANDPVGVAAMAAGDQAWTDSLWKYLATNPFGDTYYGETIKMLVYIVMAGDYWTPAS from the coding sequence ATGCGCGATCGATCCGGTCGGCTGGTGGCGATGGCCGCCGCTGCCGCGACGATTTCCCTGTCCGTGCTGGTCTCCACGGCCGCTCCCGCCGCAGCCGCCGGCGAGAGCCATCCCTTTCCCACCCACGTCACGTACAAGACGGGCGTCATGCCCTCGGCCAGCGCGGCCGACCGGGACGCGGCGGTCAAGAAGCAGTACGACTCCTGGAAGAAGGCGTACCTGCGCTCGGCCTGCGGCGGCTACCTCGTCTACGCCACCGGCGACGCGCCCAACAAGGGCACCGTGTCCGAGGCCCAGGGCTACGGCATGAACATCGTGCCGCTGATGGCCGGCTACGACACGAACGCCAAGGCGGAATTCGACGGCCTGTGGAAGGTGGTGCAGGACCACCCCGACAGCAAGGGCATGATGGAGTGGAAGATCGACGGCAGCAGCTGCAAGTACGCGGACTCCGGCACCCCGGACGCGGCCACCGACGGTGACCTCGACGTCGGCTACGGCCTGATCCTGGCGGACAAGCAGTGGGGCGGCTACACGGCGGCGGCCAAGGACTGGCTGGCCAAGCTCTACAAGGCCGACGTCGCCTCGGACGGCCACCTCAAGTGCGAGGACGACGGCCCGAGCACCGACACCCGGCCCTCCGACTTCATGCTCGACCACCTGCGCGCGTTCGCCGCCTACGACACCGCGCACGACTGGAACAAGGTGGTCACCCGCACCGAGGCGGTGATCCAGGAGTTCACCGCGAAGTACTCGCCGACCGCGAACCTGCTGTCGGACTTCGTGGTCAGCGCCAACACCACCAGCCCCAAGCCGGCGCCCGCCGACTACCAGGAGTCACAGCCGGACAACATCGTCGGCTACAACTCGGTGCGCGTGCCGTGGCACATGGGCACCGACGCGCTGGTCTACGGCAGCTCGGTGGCCAAGTCCGTGGCCACCAAGGAGTCCAACAGCTACAAGAGCCACGCCGGCGGCAACCCGGCCAAGATCTACCCGCACACCAAGCTGGACGGCACCCCGACCAACACCGGTGACCAGTGCGAGTGCGCCAACGACCCGGTGGGCGTGGCCGCGATGGCCGCGGGCGACCAGGCGTGGACCGACTCGCTGTGGAAGTACCTGGCCACCAACCCGTTCGGCGACACCTACTACGGCGAGACGATCAAGATGCTCGTCTACATCGTGATGGCCGGCGACTACTGGACGCCCGCGTCCTGA
- a CDS encoding alkaline phosphatase family protein, with amino-acid sequence MAGISRRRLLESAAGAAALAVLPPNLRRALTVTPANPATLRDIKHIVVLMQENRSFDHYFGTMPGVRGFDDPNAVTLSTGRSVFYQPDPKNPDGYLLPFHLDTQRTSSQAIPSTSHAFAVQHSAVNGGKMDNWLPAHRAADGDGNGPYTMGYYTEDDIPFQWALARNFTLCDAYFCSVLGPTWPNRLYHWTGTIDPAGRHGGPITSNIVPSPYTWTTYPERLTAAGVSWHVYQQEDDYGCNPLEFFKNYQDAGPNSPLHRHGLAIGPADRFEYDAMNDRLPTVSWIIPTSPQCEHPDYIPAAGADFVASKLDAIAANPDVWAKTVVILNYDENDGLFDHMVPPLPPAGTPDEFVDGLPIGAGIRVPCTIVSPWTRGGFVATEPFDHTSVLRLIEVITGVREPNITGWRRKTFGDLTSALGLGDSAQPLPPLPSTKAPLWQAEHNVKHLPRAKIPGADQTPPHQGGRSRIDETVTTHAPDFPHGVAGTSFPGTQLLVRNKAAGEVPPTARRAYVTGIVAYTVSVIDAGSGKLLSTVQGPINPYGIAAASDGRYLYVTESGSDKVCVISTDTGGIVGSIAVGLFPHGICASPDGRRLYVANTGPDTGPGGSKSVSVIDAKSHSVVGEIPVGLAPQAVSVSPDSSTVYVSCQDGLWVVDAASRKIKASLPGLAKAHGITACPGGRHVYVANTWQDAVSIVDVGSHAVKATVPVGRSPWNIAFRPDGAVAYVTNANSDTVSVIDTGKRAVTATVRVGHIPTGITATHDQIWVTNNASSTVSKIDAETLKVVATTSLGLSTVPAGVVLV; translated from the coding sequence ATGGCTGGGATCTCGCGTCGCCGCCTGCTCGAGTCGGCGGCCGGCGCCGCCGCACTCGCGGTGCTGCCGCCCAACCTGCGGCGGGCCCTCACAGTCACCCCGGCCAACCCCGCGACGCTGCGGGACATCAAGCACATTGTGGTCCTGATGCAGGAGAACCGGTCGTTCGACCACTACTTCGGCACCATGCCCGGCGTCCGCGGCTTCGACGACCCGAACGCGGTCACGCTGTCCACCGGCCGCTCGGTGTTCTACCAGCCCGACCCCAAGAACCCGGACGGCTACCTGCTGCCGTTCCACCTCGACACGCAGCGCACCAGCTCGCAGGCGATCCCGTCCACGAGTCACGCCTTCGCCGTGCAGCACTCGGCGGTCAACGGCGGCAAGATGGACAACTGGCTGCCCGCCCATCGCGCCGCCGACGGCGACGGCAACGGTCCGTACACGATGGGTTACTACACCGAGGACGACATCCCGTTCCAGTGGGCACTCGCGCGGAACTTCACGCTCTGCGACGCCTACTTCTGCTCGGTGCTCGGGCCGACCTGGCCCAACCGGCTCTACCACTGGACCGGCACCATCGACCCGGCCGGCCGGCACGGCGGCCCGATCACCAGCAACATCGTGCCGTCCCCGTACACGTGGACCACCTACCCGGAGCGACTGACCGCCGCCGGCGTCAGCTGGCACGTGTACCAGCAGGAGGACGACTACGGCTGCAACCCGCTGGAGTTCTTCAAGAACTACCAGGACGCCGGCCCGAATTCCCCGCTGCATCGACACGGTCTGGCCATCGGGCCGGCCGACCGCTTCGAGTACGACGCGATGAACGACCGGCTGCCGACCGTCTCGTGGATCATCCCGACCTCGCCGCAGTGCGAGCACCCCGACTACATCCCCGCCGCCGGCGCGGACTTCGTGGCCAGCAAGCTGGACGCGATCGCCGCGAACCCGGACGTGTGGGCGAAGACCGTGGTGATCCTCAACTACGACGAGAACGACGGCCTGTTCGATCACATGGTGCCGCCGTTGCCGCCCGCGGGCACTCCCGACGAGTTCGTCGACGGCTTGCCGATCGGCGCCGGCATCCGCGTGCCCTGCACCATCGTCTCGCCGTGGACACGCGGCGGCTTCGTCGCCACCGAGCCGTTCGACCACACCTCGGTGCTGCGCCTGATCGAGGTCATCACCGGCGTCCGCGAACCGAACATCACCGGCTGGCGGCGCAAGACCTTCGGCGACCTCACCTCCGCCCTCGGCCTCGGCGACAGCGCCCAGCCCCTGCCGCCGCTGCCGTCGACCAAGGCCCCGCTGTGGCAGGCCGAGCACAACGTCAAGCACCTGCCGCGGGCGAAGATTCCCGGCGCCGACCAGACGCCGCCGCACCAGGGCGGCCGCAGTCGGATCGACGAAACCGTCACCACCCATGCCCCCGACTTCCCGCACGGCGTGGCCGGCACCAGCTTCCCCGGCACGCAGCTGTTGGTACGCAACAAGGCCGCCGGCGAGGTCCCGCCCACCGCCAGACGCGCGTATGTGACCGGCATCGTCGCCTACACCGTCTCGGTCATCGACGCCGGCAGCGGCAAGTTGCTCTCCACCGTGCAGGGGCCGATCAACCCGTACGGCATCGCTGCCGCCTCGGACGGTCGGTACCTGTATGTCACGGAATCCGGCTCCGACAAGGTTTGTGTGATCAGCACCGACACCGGGGGGATCGTCGGCTCCATCGCCGTCGGCCTGTTCCCGCACGGCATCTGCGCCTCACCGGACGGCCGACGGCTCTACGTCGCCAACACCGGGCCCGACACCGGCCCCGGCGGTTCCAAGTCCGTGTCGGTCATCGACGCCAAGTCCCACTCCGTCGTCGGCGAGATCCCCGTCGGCCTTGCGCCGCAGGCGGTTTCCGTCAGCCCCGACAGCTCCACCGTGTACGTCTCGTGCCAGGACGGCTTGTGGGTCGTCGACGCCGCCAGCCGCAAGATCAAGGCCTCGCTGCCCGGTCTGGCCAAGGCCCACGGCATCACCGCCTGCCCCGGCGGGCGGCATGTCTACGTCGCCAACACCTGGCAGGACGCCGTTTCCATTGTGGACGTCGGCAGTCATGCCGTGAAGGCCACCGTCCCCGTCGGCCGGTCCCCGTGGAACATCGCCTTCCGCCCCGACGGCGCGGTCGCCTACGTCACCAATGCCAACTCCGACACCGTGTCCGTCATCGACACCGGCAAGCGGGCCGTCACCGCCACCGTCCGGGTAGGACACATCCCCACCGGCATCACCGCCACCCACGACCAGATCTGGGTCACCAACAACGCGTCCAGCACCGTCAGCAAGATCGACGCGGAGACCTTGAAGGTGGTTGCCACGACCTCGCTCGGCCTGAGCACCGTGCCCGCCGGGGTTGTCCTGGTCTGA
- a CDS encoding histidine phosphatase family protein encodes MRADIVLVRHAHPVYPSPGGPDDYHRPLDEIGLAQAEDLVEELAAMGPTLIASSPYLRAVQTIEPLARTLGLPIRTDQNLREWDSGVGPTPDYARYYEESWADPDFARPGGESLNQLTARATAALRELAENQGTVVIGSHGTILARALIGFGLTTVDWPFSKAMPMPAVYRITGTKISGPGL; translated from the coding sequence GTGCGAGCCGACATCGTCCTTGTCCGACACGCCCACCCGGTGTACCCCTCACCTGGCGGCCCGGACGACTACCACCGCCCGCTGGACGAAATCGGCCTGGCCCAGGCCGAAGACCTCGTCGAGGAGCTGGCGGCGATGGGGCCAACCCTGATCGCGTCCAGCCCCTATCTCCGTGCCGTGCAGACGATCGAACCCCTCGCCCGCACGCTCGGCCTGCCCATCCGGACGGACCAGAACCTTCGTGAGTGGGACTCCGGTGTCGGCCCCACCCCCGACTACGCCCGCTACTACGAGGAAAGCTGGGCCGACCCGGACTTCGCCCGCCCCGGCGGCGAAAGCCTGAACCAACTCACCGCCCGGGCCACCGCCGCCCTCCGCGAGCTCGCCGAGAACCAGGGCACCGTGGTGATCGGCAGTCACGGCACGATCCTCGCCCGGGCGCTGATCGGCTTCGGCCTCACGACCGTCGACTGGCCGTTCAGCAAGGCCATGCCGATGCCGGCGGTCTACCGCATCACCGGCACGAAGATCAGCGGCCCGGGGCTGTGA
- a CDS encoding RtcB family protein, with protein sequence MAMTTVPGKHVDIKMWTRVDEVEPAAMQQLRNISSLPWVVKHVAVMPDVHLGKGATVGSVIAMKDAVSPAAVGVDIGCGMTAVRTSLTANDLPGDLAGIRTDIEKAVPVGFGAHREAAFGERDASDWKQFWARFDDLTPAVKARADRAVNQLGTLGGGNHFIEVCLDTSKRVWVMLHSGSRNIGNELAQHHIGVARGLAHNEELPDRELAVFLAGTPEMAAYRHDLYWAQDYARRNRSVMLRLICDVLRKRYKHIRFDEPISCHHNYVAEEKHFGEDVLVTRKGAIRAGNGDLGIIPGSMGTGSYIVRGLGNPDSFESASHGAGRRMSRTKARKMFKRTDLIEQTKGVECRKDTGVIDEIPAAYKDVDQVIANQSDLVEVVAKLKQVICVKG encoded by the coding sequence ATGGCGATGACGACCGTGCCCGGGAAGCACGTGGACATCAAGATGTGGACGCGGGTCGACGAGGTCGAGCCCGCGGCGATGCAGCAGCTGCGCAACATCTCGTCCCTACCGTGGGTGGTCAAGCACGTCGCCGTCATGCCCGACGTCCACCTGGGCAAGGGGGCGACGGTCGGTTCGGTGATCGCGATGAAGGACGCGGTGTCGCCGGCGGCGGTGGGCGTGGACATCGGCTGCGGGATGACGGCGGTGCGGACCTCGCTGACGGCGAACGACCTGCCGGGCGACCTGGCCGGTATCCGTACCGACATCGAGAAGGCGGTGCCGGTCGGCTTCGGGGCGCACCGCGAGGCGGCGTTCGGCGAGCGGGATGCCAGTGACTGGAAGCAGTTCTGGGCCCGGTTCGACGACCTCACGCCGGCGGTGAAGGCCCGCGCGGACCGGGCGGTCAACCAGCTCGGCACGCTCGGCGGCGGCAACCACTTCATCGAGGTCTGCCTGGACACGTCCAAGCGGGTCTGGGTGATGCTGCACTCCGGCTCCCGCAACATCGGCAACGAGCTGGCGCAGCACCACATCGGGGTGGCGCGCGGCCTGGCGCACAACGAGGAGCTGCCGGACCGGGAGCTGGCGGTGTTCCTGGCCGGCACGCCGGAGATGGCGGCCTACCGGCACGACCTGTACTGGGCGCAGGACTACGCGCGGCGCAACCGGTCGGTGATGCTGCGCCTGATCTGCGACGTGCTGCGCAAGCGGTACAAGCACATCCGGTTCGACGAGCCGATCAGCTGCCACCACAACTACGTGGCGGAGGAGAAGCACTTCGGCGAGGACGTGCTGGTGACCCGCAAGGGCGCGATCCGGGCCGGCAACGGGGACCTGGGCATCATCCCGGGTTCCATGGGCACCGGCTCGTACATCGTGCGCGGCCTGGGCAACCCGGACTCGTTCGAGTCGGCGTCGCACGGCGCGGGCCGGAGGATGTCCCGCACCAAGGCCCGCAAGATGTTCAAGCGCACGGACCTCATCGAGCAGACCAAGGGCGTCGAGTGCCGCAAGGACACCGGCGTGATCGACGAGATTCCGGCCGCTTACAAGGACGTCGACCAGGTCATCGCGAACCAGTCGGACCTCGTCGAGGTCGTGGCGAAGCTGAAGCAGGTCATCTGCGTCAAGGGATGA
- a CDS encoding S8 family peptidase, producing the protein MLRRRGGVLLAVFLAMAGLPAVTAASPEPGNPADAVSLITGDRVVPDADGGAGYLLPAPGRERMRFTSYRTPGHSYVIPEDAMPLLAARTVDLRLFDVNELRAYHGRLPLIVKYSSSSQRSLARTAGAVDLPAINSTAVKADPASFWSNLTGSSLRSSGIAKVWLDGQRHATLDHSVPQIGAPTAWAAGYTGTGVTVAVLDTGVDNTHPDLATQEIGEKNFSGSPDDQDHFGHGTHVASIVAGTGAKSGGKYRGVAPGARILDVKVLGDNGSGADSGIIEGMQWAAENGAKVVNMSLGGEDTPDVDPIEEAVNTLSARYGTLFVIAAGNYGPVTGTIDSPGSADAALTVGAVDRDNQIAEFSGRGPRAEGGMIKPDITAPGVDITAALSSTAKIGEPAADGYTKLSGTSMATPHVAGAAALLAQQHPDLNGTQLKALLVGASTPTPGATPFEQGAGRVDSAKVLTQTVTSQPISLGFGNEQWPHTGKPPVTKDITYANTGTAPVTLDLKMDTNGGVFTVSPARIVVPAGGTAKATVSAEAGKAPDGGKFGGAVVASSGAMSVRTAVEIDLEVESYDVTFTAHDRAGAAPSFANLFLTNLDTGEGVFPRNFVNGKVVERMPAGRYLLSGSVMTDEPYADDVINAPNLRISGPATIDLDARTAKPLNLTLPDPKAQLSLLQIGFERIAGPHRYTITSIDRGGDVSSLGFAQLGPDAPAGEATGQLATNWTGNAGLYGLAWYRKGGLHTGLSKVIKPEDLATVHVNVGKVSDPAYVGLTSSPHNARADWGYGQLEPVKPGQYTEFYGGDNADWARRLSLPGDNYEAFLGPVKHYTPGRTYSDSLYRGVFGPAFPDTRDDLWVQQRGDLMVVALPLFSDGSDNAGFSATTSASTRLYRDGQLFGETKDAGAGRFVIPAGKATYRITTEATRTGHAQASKITASWTFQGDRNTGVSQYPVSAIRFTPNLDDNGAARKGFFLLPVSVEDQPGTTSKQRLQSLQVSYDQGSSWQTVPVIGGYAALHHPDNAKSVSLRATAADRAGNSVEQTIIDAYLLR; encoded by the coding sequence GTGCTCCGTCGGCGTGGTGGCGTCCTGCTCGCCGTTTTCCTGGCCATGGCCGGACTCCCCGCCGTGACAGCGGCGTCGCCGGAGCCGGGCAACCCGGCGGACGCGGTGTCCCTGATCACCGGGGACAGGGTCGTCCCCGACGCCGACGGCGGCGCCGGATACCTGCTGCCGGCTCCCGGCCGGGAGCGGATGAGGTTCACCAGTTACCGGACCCCGGGCCACAGCTACGTGATCCCCGAGGACGCGATGCCGCTGCTGGCGGCCAGGACCGTCGACCTGCGGCTGTTCGACGTCAATGAACTGCGGGCCTACCACGGCCGGCTGCCGCTCATCGTCAAGTACTCGTCGTCGTCCCAGCGGTCCCTGGCCCGCACCGCCGGCGCCGTGGATCTGCCTGCCATCAACAGCACGGCGGTCAAGGCCGACCCCGCCTCGTTCTGGTCCAACCTGACCGGCTCGTCACTCCGGTCCAGTGGCATCGCCAAGGTCTGGCTCGACGGGCAGCGGCACGCCACGCTCGACCACAGCGTCCCGCAGATCGGGGCGCCGACCGCGTGGGCCGCCGGATACACGGGCACCGGAGTGACCGTCGCCGTGCTCGACACCGGCGTCGACAACACCCACCCCGACTTGGCCACCCAGGAGATCGGCGAGAAGAACTTCTCCGGCTCCCCCGACGACCAGGACCACTTCGGCCACGGCACGCACGTGGCGTCGATCGTCGCCGGCACCGGCGCGAAGTCCGGCGGCAAGTACCGCGGCGTCGCCCCGGGCGCCCGCATCCTCGACGTGAAGGTGCTGGGGGACAACGGTTCCGGCGCCGACTCGGGGATCATCGAGGGCATGCAGTGGGCCGCCGAGAACGGCGCGAAGGTCGTCAACATGAGCCTCGGCGGCGAGGACACCCCGGACGTCGACCCGATCGAAGAGGCCGTGAACACGTTGTCGGCCCGGTACGGCACGCTGTTCGTGATCGCCGCCGGCAACTACGGCCCGGTCACCGGCACCATCGACTCCCCCGGCAGCGCCGACGCGGCCCTCACCGTCGGCGCGGTCGACCGCGACAACCAGATCGCCGAGTTCTCGGGGCGCGGCCCGCGCGCCGAGGGCGGCATGATCAAGCCGGACATCACCGCGCCCGGCGTGGACATCACCGCGGCCCTGAGCTCGACCGCCAAGATCGGCGAGCCGGCCGCCGACGGCTACACGAAGCTGTCCGGCACGTCCATGGCCACCCCGCACGTCGCCGGCGCGGCCGCACTGCTGGCCCAGCAACACCCCGACCTGAACGGCACGCAGCTCAAGGCGTTGCTGGTCGGAGCCAGCACGCCCACCCCGGGGGCGACCCCGTTCGAGCAGGGCGCCGGCCGGGTGGACTCCGCCAAGGTGCTCACCCAGACCGTCACCAGCCAGCCGATCAGCCTCGGCTTCGGCAACGAACAGTGGCCGCACACCGGAAAACCCCCGGTCACCAAGGACATCACCTACGCCAACACCGGCACGGCGCCGGTGACCCTCGACCTGAAGATGGACACCAACGGTGGCGTGTTCACCGTGTCACCGGCGCGGATCGTCGTGCCCGCCGGCGGAACGGCCAAGGCCACGGTCAGCGCCGAGGCGGGCAAGGCTCCGGACGGCGGCAAGTTCGGCGGCGCCGTGGTCGCCAGCAGCGGCGCGATGAGCGTGCGGACGGCCGTCGAGATCGACCTTGAGGTCGAGAGCTACGACGTGACCTTCACCGCGCACGACCGCGCCGGCGCGGCCCCGTCCTTCGCGAACCTGTTCCTGACCAATCTGGATACCGGGGAGGGCGTGTTCCCGAGGAACTTCGTGAACGGCAAGGTGGTCGAGCGCATGCCGGCCGGACGGTACCTGCTGTCCGGATCCGTCATGACCGACGAGCCGTACGCGGACGACGTCATCAACGCGCCGAACCTGCGCATCAGCGGGCCCGCCACGATCGACCTCGACGCCCGCACGGCCAAGCCGCTCAACCTCACGTTGCCCGACCCGAAGGCGCAGTTGTCGTTGCTGCAGATCGGTTTCGAGCGGATCGCCGGGCCGCACCGGTACACCATCACCAGCATCGACCGCGGCGGTGACGTCAGCAGCCTCGGCTTCGCGCAGCTCGGTCCGGACGCCCCGGCCGGCGAGGCCACCGGGCAGCTGGCCACCAACTGGACCGGCAACGCCGGGCTGTACGGCCTGGCCTGGTACCGCAAGGGCGGCCTGCACACCGGGTTGTCCAAGGTGATCAAGCCGGAGGACCTGGCCACCGTGCACGTCAACGTCGGCAAGGTCAGCGATCCGGCGTACGTCGGGCTGACCTCGTCACCGCACAACGCCCGCGCCGACTGGGGTTACGGCCAGTTGGAGCCGGTGAAGCCCGGTCAGTACACGGAGTTCTACGGCGGTGACAACGCCGACTGGGCCCGCCGCCTCAGCCTGCCCGGCGACAACTACGAGGCGTTCCTGGGTCCCGTGAAGCACTACACGCCGGGCCGCACGTACTCGGATTCCCTGTACCGCGGCGTTTTCGGGCCCGCGTTCCCGGACACCCGGGACGATCTGTGGGTGCAGCAACGCGGAGACCTGATGGTGGTCGCGCTGCCGCTGTTCAGCGACGGCTCCGACAATGCCGGCTTCTCCGCCACCACGTCGGCGTCGACCAGGCTGTACCGCGACGGCCAACTGTTCGGCGAGACAAAGGATGCCGGGGCCGGCCGGTTCGTCATCCCGGCCGGGAAGGCCACCTACCGCATCACCACGGAGGCCACCCGGACCGGCCACGCGCAGGCCAGCAAGATCACCGCCAGCTGGACCTTCCAGGGCGACCGCAACACCGGTGTGTCGCAGTACCCCGTCTCCGCCATCCGGTTCACCCCGAACCTGGACGACAACGGGGCGGCCAGGAAGGGCTTCTTCCTCCTGCCGGTGTCGGTCGAGGACCAGCCGGGCACGACGTCGAAGCAGCGGCTGCAGTCCCTCCAGGTCTCCTACGACCAGGGCAGCAGCTGGCAGACCGTGCCGGTGATCGGCGGCTACGCGGCGCTCCACCACCCGGACAACGCCAAATCCGTGTCGTTGCGCGCCACCGCCGCCGACCGCGCGGGCAACTCGGTCGAGCAGACGATCATCGACGCCTACCTGCTGCGCTAG
- a CDS encoding MFS transporter encodes MSDVALIRTQRLRAAVASTIGTSIEWYDFFLYGTAAALIFPKLFFPGSTPFAGVLAAFGTQFVGFAARPIGAAVFGHFGDRIGRRGTLIGTLLTMGIGTLLIGCLPTAEAIGVAAPVLLTILRIAQGIGVGGEWGGSVLLAMEWGDQRKRGLMASLPQLGVPIGLLLSTGVVRLVSSWAGDGFLAWAWRIPFLLSVVLIGIGLYVRMRVLESPQFETVVSKEAVVRQPVWQAIVEHPREILSAAFLRMSEQAPFYLFITFVLTYGTKQLKLNQDDLLGYTMIAAAAGVICVPLFGWLSDRIGRKLMYGIGIVCVGLYAFPYFGLLNTKVAGLVLVGIVISLVLHAMQYGPQAALIAESFGTNVRYSGAGLGYQLASVIAGGPAPLIATAILASTSSSTWISWYIVGCAVVAFLALLALPRRVHAEQVETVGTDLS; translated from the coding sequence ATGAGTGACGTGGCTCTCATCCGCACCCAGCGGCTGCGCGCCGCGGTCGCGAGCACGATCGGAACGTCGATCGAGTGGTACGACTTCTTCCTCTACGGCACGGCGGCGGCGCTGATCTTCCCGAAGCTGTTCTTCCCGGGGAGCACGCCGTTCGCGGGTGTGCTGGCGGCGTTCGGCACGCAGTTCGTGGGCTTCGCGGCGAGACCGATCGGGGCCGCGGTGTTCGGCCACTTCGGCGACCGGATCGGCCGCCGGGGCACGCTGATCGGCACGTTGCTGACGATGGGCATCGGCACGCTGCTGATCGGCTGCCTGCCCACGGCGGAGGCGATCGGGGTCGCCGCGCCGGTCCTGCTGACGATTCTGCGGATCGCGCAGGGCATCGGGGTCGGTGGCGAGTGGGGCGGCTCGGTGCTGCTGGCGATGGAGTGGGGGGATCAGCGCAAGCGCGGCCTGATGGCCAGCTTGCCGCAGCTGGGGGTGCCGATCGGTCTGCTGCTGTCGACGGGGGTGGTGCGGCTGGTGTCGAGCTGGGCCGGCGACGGCTTCCTGGCCTGGGCCTGGCGGATTCCGTTCCTGCTCAGCGTGGTGCTCATCGGCATCGGCCTGTACGTCCGGATGCGCGTGCTGGAGTCGCCGCAGTTCGAGACGGTGGTGTCGAAGGAAGCCGTTGTGCGCCAACCGGTCTGGCAGGCGATCGTCGAGCACCCGAGGGAGATCCTCAGTGCGGCGTTCCTGCGCATGTCCGAGCAGGCGCCGTTCTACCTGTTCATCACCTTCGTGCTGACCTACGGCACCAAGCAGCTCAAGCTGAACCAGGACGACCTGCTCGGCTACACGATGATCGCGGCGGCGGCCGGGGTGATCTGCGTGCCGCTGTTCGGCTGGCTGTCCGACCGCATCGGCCGCAAACTGATGTACGGCATCGGAATCGTCTGCGTCGGCCTGTACGCGTTCCCGTACTTCGGACTGCTCAACACGAAAGTCGCCGGCCTTGTGCTGGTCGGCATCGTGATTTCCCTTGTCCTGCACGCCATGCAGTACGGCCCGCAGGCGGCGCTGATCGCGGAGTCCTTCGGCACCAACGTCCGCTACTCCGGCGCCGGCCTCGGCTACCAGCTGGCGTCGGTGATCGCCGGCGGCCCCGCGCCGCTGATCGCCACCGCCATCCTCGCCAGCACGTCGTCGAGCACGTGGATCAGCTGGTACATCGTCGGCTGCGCCGTGGTGGCCTTCCTCGCACTGCTGGCGCTACCACGGCGGGTGCACGCCGAGCAAGTCGAAACCGTGGGAACGGACCTTTCCTAA